A single window of Nocardia sp. NBC_01327 DNA harbors:
- a CDS encoding MlaD family protein has translation MTIAARITKLAMIGAAALAVGSCSIVPLGVKDAVGQTQHFTADFENIAGMFEGNPITVLGLDVGKVDKIVPKGQYVEVHMTVDGGVKIPKNVIAALISPSIVTDRHIELTPRYTGGDALKDGSHLTTQQTKTPVELDTMIKTIDTFAAALKPTPGQDGIGPLSGRVLYPMMNGNGEKMRDTLTALSGALKVGVDNKDAVSTIIIKLNELTTMLADNDQSVRDFSNNITQMTGLLADQAPGLQATLDQLNGFLANTSGAFSQYADQLNGTLTGLTNVTNQLRANATGLVEVVDTAPLLMQNLDRSVNRQGQFIRLHAVIGTALSGEIISTFCERIQMRSDGCRTGKMEDFGPDFGLTAAMLGLTK, from the coding sequence ATGACAATCGCAGCCAGGATCACCAAGCTGGCCATGATCGGCGCGGCCGCCCTTGCGGTGGGCAGCTGCTCGATCGTGCCGCTCGGAGTGAAGGATGCGGTCGGGCAGACCCAGCACTTCACCGCCGACTTCGAAAATATCGCGGGCATGTTCGAGGGCAATCCGATCACCGTGCTCGGGCTCGATGTCGGCAAGGTCGACAAGATCGTGCCGAAGGGTCAGTACGTCGAAGTCCATATGACTGTGGACGGCGGGGTGAAGATCCCGAAAAACGTGATCGCCGCGCTGATCTCGCCCTCCATCGTCACCGACCGGCATATCGAGCTCACCCCGCGCTACACCGGCGGTGACGCTCTCAAGGACGGTTCGCATCTGACCACCCAGCAGACCAAGACCCCGGTCGAGCTGGACACGATGATCAAGACCATCGACACCTTCGCCGCGGCGCTCAAGCCGACGCCGGGGCAGGACGGCATCGGCCCGCTGTCGGGCCGCGTGCTGTACCCGATGATGAACGGCAACGGCGAGAAGATGCGCGACACCCTCACTGCGCTGTCGGGTGCGCTGAAGGTGGGCGTGGACAACAAGGACGCCGTCTCGACCATCATCATCAAGCTGAACGAGCTGACCACCATGCTGGCCGATAACGACCAGTCGGTGCGCGACTTCAGCAATAACATCACCCAGATGACCGGTCTGCTGGCCGACCAGGCCCCCGGCCTGCAGGCCACGCTGGATCAGCTGAACGGCTTCCTGGCCAATACCAGTGGCGCGTTCTCGCAGTACGCCGATCAGCTCAACGGCACCCTGACCGGTCTGACCAATGTCACGAACCAGTTGCGCGCCAACGCGACCGGCCTGGTCGAGGTCGTCGATACCGCGCCGCTGCTCATGCAGAACCTGGATCGCTCGGTGAACCGGCAGGGGCAGTTCATCCGCCTGCACGCCGTGATCGGCACCGCGCTCTCCGGCGAGATCATCAGCACCTTCTGCGAGCGCATCCAGATGCGGTCGGACGGCTGCCGCACCGGGAAGATGGAAGATTTCGGACCTGACTTCGGTCTGACCGCGGCCATGTTGGGACTGACCAAATGA
- a CDS encoding MCE family protein has product MTKLKSRFSANRNFWLGLFGAGLIVALLLGSTVYRSLGIGENSIKAEFVQTAGIKTGDKVAISGVSVGTVSGAELEGDHVLVTLSVKDSVKFGPDAHATIKMATLLGARFVDLVPGDGSGLKGNRIPKSNTAVPYNLADVVQEGTPKFEELDTKKLADSLNLINQQMGDSPQLTVQALDSVGALAKTLNDRKDSVDKLLKDLDRVTKILGDNSNSVLLVITQGQAIANRVMERQGLLRSLLDNVATLSRQLQQIGADNNNQFGPTLQQLNTMADGLQKNKDNLDRLLSIMPVSVRTFNNAFGNGNYGEVALPWLFPDNWLCGVQVNEGCHK; this is encoded by the coding sequence ATGACGAAACTCAAATCTCGCTTCAGCGCCAATCGCAATTTCTGGCTCGGTCTGTTCGGCGCCGGTCTGATCGTCGCCCTGCTGCTCGGCTCCACCGTGTACCGGTCACTCGGCATCGGTGAGAACAGCATCAAGGCGGAATTCGTGCAGACCGCCGGCATCAAAACCGGTGACAAGGTGGCCATCTCCGGCGTTTCGGTCGGCACCGTCTCCGGCGCCGAACTCGAGGGCGACCATGTGCTGGTCACCCTCTCGGTCAAGGACTCGGTGAAGTTCGGCCCTGACGCGCACGCGACGATCAAGATGGCGACCCTGCTGGGCGCCCGCTTCGTCGATCTGGTGCCGGGCGACGGTTCCGGACTCAAGGGCAATCGAATCCCCAAGTCCAATACCGCCGTTCCCTACAACCTGGCCGATGTGGTGCAGGAGGGCACGCCGAAGTTCGAGGAGCTCGACACCAAGAAGCTGGCGGATTCGCTGAATCTGATCAATCAGCAGATGGGTGACAGCCCGCAGCTCACGGTGCAGGCGCTCGATTCCGTCGGCGCGCTGGCCAAAACCCTGAACGATCGCAAGGATTCGGTCGACAAGCTGCTCAAGGATCTCGACCGGGTGACCAAGATCCTCGGCGACAACAGCAACAGTGTGCTGCTGGTGATCACCCAGGGTCAGGCCATCGCCAACCGGGTGATGGAGCGACAGGGTCTGCTGCGCTCACTGCTCGACAATGTCGCGACCCTGAGCCGGCAGCTGCAGCAGATCGGCGCCGACAACAACAATCAGTTCGGCCCGACCCTGCAGCAGCTCAACACCATGGCCGACGGCCTGCAGAAGAACAAGGACAACCTGGATCGACTGCTGTCGATCATGCCGGTGTCGGTGCGGACGTTCAATAATGCCTTCGGCAACGGCAATTACGGCGAGGTCGCCCTGCCGTGGCTGTTCCCGGACAACTGGCTGTGCGGCGTACAGGTGAACGAGGGGTGCCACAAATGA
- a CDS encoding MCE family protein translates to MSIRKPLIGFGIFAIVAILVTAVIWNTLARTVNGPTNTYSATFTDVLGLRAGDDVRMAGVRVGKVEKIDLDKKNQALVTFIVQKDQTLYGDTKALVRYQNLIGQRYVALAPDTKPGGSHTPLQNKGAIPVERTEPSFDISALLNGFQPLFQVLQPQQVNDLSNTFIQALQGDGVSLSGFITQAAALASDFQRRDAILSDVITNLSGVMSGLAKRGDELETLVTQTRSLIGGLYAQGQSLQTSTVQIADATTSLVSMMGLIQPKLALAQSSTTDALTLLLANGAKLDQGAVDLPAILSNVGKFTQNGAYANAYICSLDVSLYGVLFPRGLFNQIGGNSHSAVCRP, encoded by the coding sequence GTGAGCATTCGCAAACCGCTGATCGGGTTCGGCATCTTCGCCATCGTGGCCATCCTGGTGACCGCGGTCATCTGGAACACGCTGGCGCGCACCGTCAACGGACCCACCAACACCTACTCCGCCACCTTCACCGATGTGCTCGGCCTGCGGGCGGGCGATGACGTCCGCATGGCCGGCGTGCGCGTCGGCAAGGTGGAGAAGATCGACCTGGACAAGAAGAACCAGGCGCTGGTGACCTTCATCGTGCAGAAGGATCAGACGCTGTACGGCGATACCAAGGCGCTGGTCCGGTACCAGAACCTGATCGGCCAGCGCTATGTCGCACTGGCCCCGGACACCAAGCCGGGCGGTTCGCATACGCCGCTGCAGAACAAGGGCGCGATCCCGGTGGAACGCACCGAGCCGTCCTTCGATATCTCCGCACTGCTCAACGGTTTCCAGCCGCTGTTCCAGGTGCTGCAGCCGCAGCAGGTCAACGACCTCTCCAACACCTTCATCCAGGCGCTGCAGGGTGACGGAGTCTCGCTGAGCGGCTTCATCACTCAGGCCGCGGCGCTGGCCAGCGACTTCCAGCGGCGTGATGCCATCCTCTCCGATGTCATCACCAACCTGTCCGGCGTGATGTCCGGTCTGGCCAAGCGCGGTGACGAACTCGAGACCCTGGTGACCCAGACCCGCTCGCTGATCGGCGGCCTCTACGCGCAGGGCCAGTCGCTGCAGACCTCCACCGTGCAGATCGCCGATGCGACAACGTCTCTGGTGTCCATGATGGGTCTGATCCAGCCCAAGCTGGCGCTGGCGCAGAGCTCCACCACGGATGCGCTGACCCTGCTGCTGGCCAATGGCGCCAAGCTGGATCAGGGGGCCGTGGATCTGCCCGCGATCCTGAGCAATGTCGGCAAGTTCACCCAGAACGGCGCCTACGCCAATGCCTACATCTGCAGCCTGGATGTCTCGCTGTACGGTGTCCTCTTCCCGCGCGGTCTGTTCAACCAGATCGGCGGCAATTCCCACTCGGCGGTGTGCCGTCCATGA
- a CDS encoding MlaD family protein — protein MIIDPSGRGPTMRQLLIAGVSGLIVFAIILCFLMARYKGYFVEKVNVTANLTTTGDGLPSNADVKFRGILVGAVKDVSVADQGAAQEVHIEMKPEYTSGIPANVTARVVPSNLFAVTSVELVYNGADSAHLKEGSQIAEDRSEGTIALQDTLTTVRNIFTKIDPVQFGRVLGTLSYALDGSGRAPGSTIVRVDDWLQGVRGAVPDLGTTLTDFSNSFHALNQSAPELMSVLADSVKTAQTIADRRADLVALITGASGTVDKVNSLFARNPNLGKDVTTGTSALFGALSDDPSSIPQAIANLNSSIHKLNSTFNWGPQRQMAWNMGITFTPYKPYTRDDCPRYGDLAGPSCATAPLVSDPGTLPESMRPKALDSAAGLPKLPAPPGFPTIPGLNTTDSLLPDPKTAQPNNPFAGTPLQGLFPNLFPAAPAPADPAAPAAPADPAAPAAPAALPIHPAAAPQQAAPISFTGDDAITAILGRRPTAAEYLLLSSILRGGTLQVSESGAAK, from the coding sequence ATGATCATCGATCCGAGCGGGCGCGGCCCGACCATGCGGCAGCTGCTCATCGCCGGCGTTTCCGGGCTCATCGTCTTCGCGATCATCCTCTGTTTCCTGATGGCGCGGTACAAGGGCTACTTCGTCGAAAAGGTCAATGTCACCGCGAATCTCACCACCACCGGTGACGGCCTGCCCTCCAATGCGGACGTGAAGTTCCGCGGCATCCTCGTCGGCGCCGTCAAGGATGTGTCGGTGGCCGACCAGGGTGCGGCGCAGGAGGTGCACATCGAGATGAAGCCGGAGTACACCTCCGGCATCCCCGCGAATGTGACCGCGCGCGTGGTGCCCTCGAACCTGTTCGCCGTCACCTCCGTCGAACTCGTCTACAACGGAGCCGATTCCGCGCACCTGAAGGAGGGTTCGCAGATCGCCGAGGACCGCTCCGAAGGCACCATCGCGCTGCAGGACACGCTCACCACGGTGCGCAATATCTTCACCAAGATCGATCCGGTGCAGTTCGGCCGGGTACTGGGCACGCTCTCCTACGCGCTCGACGGCAGCGGCCGCGCGCCCGGCTCCACCATTGTGCGGGTCGACGACTGGCTGCAGGGTGTGCGCGGCGCGGTCCCCGATCTCGGTACGACGCTGACTGATTTCTCCAATTCGTTCCACGCGCTCAACCAGTCCGCACCGGAATTGATGAGCGTGCTGGCCGATTCGGTGAAGACGGCGCAGACCATCGCCGATCGCCGCGCCGATCTGGTCGCGCTCATCACCGGAGCCAGCGGCACCGTGGACAAGGTCAATTCGCTGTTCGCCCGAAACCCCAACCTGGGCAAGGACGTCACCACGGGCACCAGTGCCCTGTTCGGCGCGCTCTCGGACGATCCGTCCTCCATTCCGCAGGCGATCGCGAACCTCAACAGCTCCATCCACAAGCTGAACTCGACCTTCAACTGGGGTCCGCAGCGTCAGATGGCCTGGAATATGGGCATCACCTTCACGCCGTACAAGCCGTACACCCGTGACGACTGCCCGCGCTACGGCGACCTCGCCGGACCCAGCTGTGCCACCGCGCCGCTGGTCTCCGATCCCGGCACCCTGCCGGAGTCGATGCGGCCCAAGGCGCTCGATTCGGCGGCCGGCCTGCCGAAACTTCCGGCGCCGCCGGGCTTCCCGACCATTCCGGGTCTGAACACCACCGATTCACTGCTGCCGGATCCGAAGACGGCGCAGCCGAACAACCCGTTCGCGGGCACCCCGCTGCAGGGACTGTTCCCGAACCTGTTCCCGGCCGCACCCGCACCGGCTGATCCCGCGGCTCCGGCCGCACCGGCCGATCCCGCCGCCCCGGCTGCTCCGGCCGCGCTGCCCATCCATCCGGCCGCGGCGCCGCAGCAGGCCGCACCGATCTCCTTCACCGGCGACGATGCGATCACCGCGATACTGGGCCGTCGTCCGACAGCGGCCGAATACCTGCTGCTGAGCTCGATCCTGAGGGGTGGAACGTTGCAAGTTTCCGAAAGCGGGGCGGCTAAGTGA
- a CDS encoding ABC transporter permease, translated as MSATYVPPLLRPFQRIKGVATSPRDFIARIGHQVFFFLRSLGSMPMAFKQYPKEVWRLLSDVTWGNGNLIVGGGTIGVVLILSAFGGMTVAIQGYTSLNLLGLSPLTGAISAFATTRELGPMLATLAFAAQAGCRFTAQLGAMRISEEIDALESVAIRPLPYLVSTRMIAAMIAIVPLYCLALPFAYISCSLTVQLIGGTASGTFQHYFYQFLVPVDVLYSLLKAIIFVAITTFIQCYYGFFASGGPEGVGVAAGRAIKYCIIAVVFADLFITLAIWGVNPGIRISG; from the coding sequence GTGTCAGCAACGTATGTTCCGCCGCTGCTGCGGCCGTTCCAACGGATCAAGGGCGTCGCCACGTCGCCGCGCGACTTCATTGCGCGCATCGGTCACCAGGTCTTCTTCTTCCTGCGCTCGCTCGGCTCCATGCCGATGGCGTTCAAGCAGTACCCCAAGGAAGTCTGGCGACTGCTGTCCGATGTCACCTGGGGCAACGGCAATCTCATCGTCGGCGGCGGCACCATCGGCGTGGTGCTCATCCTGTCGGCGTTCGGCGGTATGACCGTCGCCATCCAGGGCTACACCTCGCTGAACCTGCTCGGCCTGAGCCCGCTCACCGGCGCCATCTCGGCGTTCGCCACCACGCGTGAGCTCGGCCCGATGCTCGCCACCCTCGCCTTCGCGGCGCAGGCGGGCTGCCGGTTCACCGCACAGCTGGGCGCCATGCGCATCTCCGAGGAGATCGACGCGCTGGAATCGGTTGCCATCCGGCCGCTTCCGTACCTGGTGAGCACCCGGATGATCGCGGCCATGATCGCGATCGTGCCGCTGTACTGCCTGGCCCTGCCGTTCGCGTACATCTCCTGCTCGCTGACCGTGCAGTTGATCGGCGGCACCGCGTCCGGGACATTCCAGCACTACTTCTATCAGTTCCTGGTGCCGGTCGATGTGCTGTACTCACTGCTGAAGGCGATCATCTTCGTCGCGATCACCACGTTCATCCAGTGCTACTACGGGTTTTTCGCCTCGGGCGGCCCGGAGGGCGTGGGTGTCGCGGCCGGTCGCGCCATCAAGTACTGCATTATCGCGGTGGTCTTCGCGGACCTGTTCATCACCTTGGCCATCTGGGGCGTCAACCCCGGCATCCGGATCTCGGGATAG
- a CDS encoding MlaE family ABC transporter permease has product MQLTKSLDGQGSPTESRVNAAVGWAKGYWEDHPKRSLETGGRMMAMGVAAVVELFVAIFRKRFPYAEFVRQCAFMANVAAAPTLLVAIPIGVIVSIQVGSVAGQVGATSFIGAANGLGIIQQGAPLVTSLMIAGAVGSAICADLGSRTIREEIDAMRVMGVDPLRRLVAPRLGAAMLVSVLLCGFVVFVGFLTGYVFNIFAQGGTPGSYVGTFASFAITTDLFVALLKSLIFGLLAAIIACDAGLNARGGPGGVANSVNTAVVMSAVMLFGVNLILTQVYNSLFPPQMV; this is encoded by the coding sequence GTGCAGTTGACGAAGAGTCTGGACGGGCAGGGGAGCCCAACGGAGTCAAGGGTTAATGCCGCCGTCGGCTGGGCCAAGGGGTATTGGGAGGACCATCCCAAACGGTCGCTCGAGACCGGTGGACGGATGATGGCGATGGGAGTCGCCGCCGTTGTCGAACTGTTCGTCGCGATCTTCCGGAAACGCTTCCCTTACGCGGAGTTCGTCAGACAGTGCGCCTTCATGGCGAATGTCGCGGCGGCTCCCACACTGCTGGTTGCCATTCCGATCGGCGTGATCGTGTCCATTCAGGTCGGCTCCGTCGCCGGACAGGTCGGCGCGACCTCGTTCATCGGTGCGGCCAACGGCCTCGGCATCATTCAGCAGGGTGCGCCACTGGTCACCTCGCTCATGATCGCCGGCGCGGTCGGCTCCGCCATTTGCGCCGATCTCGGCTCGCGCACCATCCGCGAGGAGATCGACGCCATGCGCGTCATGGGCGTGGACCCGCTGCGCCGCCTGGTCGCCCCCCGCCTCGGCGCCGCCATGCTGGTCTCCGTACTCCTGTGCGGCTTCGTGGTTTTCGTCGGCTTCCTGACCGGCTACGTCTTCAATATCTTCGCCCAGGGCGGCACCCCCGGGTCCTACGTCGGAACCTTCGCCTCCTTCGCGATCACCACTGATCTGTTTGTGGCGCTGCTGAAGTCGCTCATCTTCGGCCTGCTCGCCGCGATCATCGCCTGCGATGCCGGGCTGAACGCACGCGGCGGCCCGGGCGGCGTCGCGAACTCGGTGAACACCGCCGTGGTCATGTCCGCCGTCATGCTCTTCGGCGTCAACCTGATCCTCACTCAGGTCTACAACTCCCTCTTCCCACCACAGATGGTCTGA
- a CDS encoding serine protease — MIRKLAGMAGVFAFAVSTAMFGAGAANADPAPAVIGGGSGIVIDDMFECTVTTIGHDGAGRLVGITAGHCGDPGAQVFAEKDRGAGQIGKFVYSNHDLDYAVIEFFPDRVIPVNRIGNVAITGIGGPPNFPMIVCKEGRTTGNTCGLSWGDVFATNVETWSQMCVVEGDSGAPVVVGTTLVGMVNAYLALACFGPEVGTNMSSIMGDLNGRGQIGSGYNPI; from the coding sequence ATGATCAGGAAACTCGCCGGTATGGCCGGCGTCTTCGCTTTTGCCGTGAGCACCGCGATGTTCGGCGCCGGGGCTGCGAACGCCGATCCCGCACCGGCAGTCATCGGCGGTGGCTCCGGCATCGTCATCGATGACATGTTCGAGTGCACCGTGACCACCATCGGTCACGACGGGGCCGGGCGGCTGGTCGGTATCACCGCGGGACACTGTGGTGACCCCGGAGCCCAGGTGTTCGCCGAAAAGGATCGCGGCGCAGGGCAGATCGGGAAGTTCGTGTACTCCAATCACGATCTGGATTACGCGGTCATCGAGTTCTTCCCGGATCGGGTCATTCCGGTGAATCGGATCGGCAATGTGGCAATCACCGGAATCGGCGGGCCGCCGAACTTCCCGATGATCGTGTGCAAAGAGGGACGGACCACCGGTAATACCTGTGGCCTCTCGTGGGGTGACGTCTTCGCGACCAATGTCGAGACGTGGAGTCAGATGTGTGTGGTGGAGGGCGATTCCGGGGCTCCGGTCGTCGTCGGCACCACCCTTGTCGGCATGGTGAACGCCTACCTGGCCCTCGCCTGCTTCGGCCCCGAGGTCGGGACGAATATGTCCTCGATCATGGGAGACCTGAACGGACGCGGCCAGATCGGCTCGGGGTACAACCCCATATAG
- the lppU gene encoding LppU family putative lipoprotein, protein MLRQQISARIAVPALSAAALLLAACGSTISGSPVAAPPGLDSAVSTTKAPGTTPKPTGKPGPSGKPSTPPADRGGDTDFQASIGDCVKLGGTTDNATIKHATCGSKDSNYKVVAKAPTNSQCPTDVDQAYYETLSGIETGAICLDIDWVIGDCLDLGAKGSGDDPKRIDCSTRGAADGVKVLSILKNSTSVDDCNVGNQGYVYDERKLVVCVSTL, encoded by the coding sequence GTGTTGCGTCAGCAGATCTCCGCCCGGATCGCCGTCCCGGCCCTCTCCGCCGCCGCCCTGCTGCTCGCAGCCTGCGGCTCCACCATTTCCGGCAGCCCGGTTGCGGCACCCCCCGGACTGGACTCGGCCGTCTCGACGACCAAGGCGCCCGGCACCACGCCGAAGCCCACCGGCAAGCCGGGCCCCAGCGGCAAACCCTCCACCCCGCCCGCCGACCGCGGCGGCGATACCGACTTCCAGGCCAGCATCGGCGACTGCGTGAAACTCGGTGGCACCACCGACAATGCCACCATCAAGCACGCCACCTGTGGAAGCAAGGACTCCAACTACAAGGTGGTCGCCAAGGCGCCCACCAACTCCCAATGCCCCACCGATGTCGACCAGGCGTACTACGAGACCCTCTCCGGCATCGAGACCGGCGCGATCTGCCTCGATATCGACTGGGTCATCGGCGACTGCCTCGATCTGGGCGCCAAGGGCAGCGGTGACGACCCCAAGCGAATCGACTGCAGCACCCGCGGCGCGGCCGACGGGGTCAAGGTGCTCTCGATCCTGAAGAACAGCACCAGCGTCGACGACTGCAATGTCGGCAACCAGGGCTATGTATACGACGAGCGCAAACTCGTCGTCTGCGTCTCGACCCTCTGA